The genomic interval TGGGTCTCTTTTATTAGAGCTATAGACTTCCGCTATGTTCTTAAGAGACTTATCCTTAATTGCATGATATCGGAGGATTTTAAGTGTCTGCAATAATAGAAGAGATTTTAAAATTAAAAGAACAAAGAAATGCTATAATTCTTTCCCATAATTATCAAAGGGATGAGGTTCAGGATATTGCTGATTTTATTGGAGACTCACTTGAACTATCAAGAACCGCAGCAGAGATAGACTGTGATGTAATAGTCTTTTGTGGTGTCCATTTTATGGCTGAAAGTGCTTCGATACTTTCACCTGATAAGACGGTGCTTTTACCTGAACTTGGTGCAGGATGTCCTATGGCAGACATGATTCAGGTGAGTTCTCCAAGAAAGGTATGGAAGACATTCCCTGGATATGAGACTCAGCCAACTTTTGTATTTCCTCATGAATTCACTCTGAGGGATATAAAGGCAAAATATCCGGGTGTACCTGTTGTTGCATATGTAAATACGACTGCTGAGGTAAAGGCAGAAAGTGATATATGTTGTACCTCTGCAAATGTTGTGAAGGTAATAGAATCCCTACCTGATGAAAAGGTGATATGCATCCCTGACAGGAATCTCTCTATGTGGGCACAGAAGAATACCAAAAAACAAATAATTGCTTGGGATGGGTTTTGCCATGTACATGACAGGATTACAAAAAAAGATGTTTTAAAGGCAAGAGAGGAATATCCGAAA from Dissulfurispira thermophila carries:
- the nadA gene encoding quinolinate synthase gives rise to the protein MSAIIEEILKLKEQRNAIILSHNYQRDEVQDIADFIGDSLELSRTAAEIDCDVIVFCGVHFMAESASILSPDKTVLLPELGAGCPMADMIQVSSPRKVWKTFPGYETQPTFVFPHEFTLRDIKAKYPGVPVVAYVNTTAEVKAESDICCTSANVVKVIESLPDEKVICIPDRNLSMWAQKNTKKQIIAWDGFCHVHDRITKKDVLKAREEYPKAVFMAHPECRLEVLELADYVTSTSGMLRFAKSSDAGEFIVGTEIGLMHRLKKENPDKIFYPLRKDMICPNMKKTTLNSVLSALKEMRNVIKVSEDIRIPAKRALDRMLGIK